The Puntigrus tetrazona isolate hp1 chromosome 16, ASM1883169v1, whole genome shotgun sequence genome includes a region encoding these proteins:
- the g6fl gene encoding g6f-like isoform X2: MLLPSSTMGKFHVFVLICFGSCFLFLMAGEVWKDVVMVREDTSVTLSCFDSPPTSSVLVTWKMMSAGEDRWSYLLSANCIDGQTDGRSSRVFGGRMFGISADASLNFRAAAASQGLYSCVTEQDDKKLQERIVFLALIKRRPYKRIIMPLRVSMCLISPGILSLSFAVHVTPRMPVTVDSTVRLAAQVSPSSVAAWGTWVSPSGEQLNTEISHVTGSLLSKLPRVTSKDNGVYTCRIRVHGNSDTSVSEHRVNVTVNVKAVFSSTDVTHGTPRSLAALSRSVVTLTCPPVLGDYVLLYWEYPDSNRMELIFQFDRWRRSYTNQTKPHLRLKDPASLAAAGNFSFLLSPALKDGGLYLCEVFLDDKAFSQANRLSVLHGYTKSSRTALDLSCMYSERSQVKALKWSYVQDPKRSLQSNAVLGRITTSVALPVTPKTAGQYACTLYLKNGNSVQYMYTVKSASIGPTVSPGPVLPPAGDVSASSHVSTFSFLLFLIPLVAVAVGVLLWRQGYCVTRRSVEQSLSHHSGEVENIYENPDDLRQTPPQGAVYMDLKPTGEMDVYKELDRYNQCCG; encoded by the exons ATGTTACTTCCTAGCAGCACCATGGGAAAATTCCATGTTTTCgttcttatttgttttggttcaTGTTTCCTTTTCCTCATGGCAG GTGAGGTATGGAAAGATGTGGTCATGGTACGTGAGGACACATCTGTCACGCTGTCCTGCTTTGATTCACCACCCACATCGTCTGTGCTGGTTACCTGGAAGATGATGTCAGCCGGGGAGGATCGCTGGTCATATTTGTTATCAGCTAACTGCATCGATGGACAAACAGATGGACGCAGCAGCAGAGTGTTTGGAGGCAGAATGTTTGGGATCTCCGCGGATGCCTCACTGAACTTCAGGGCTGCAGCAGCTTCGCAAGGACTCTACTCCTGCGTGACAGAGCAGGACGACAAGAAGCTACAGGAGAGGATTGTGTTTCTCGCCCTGATTAAACGTAGACCATACAAACGCATCATAATGCCGCTTCGTGTCTCAATGTGTCTGAT atctcCAGGTATTCTCTCCTTGTCTTTTGCAGTACATGTCACTCCAAGGATGCCTGTCACAGTGGACAGCACTGTGAGACTGGCAGCTCAGGTGTCTCCCTCCTCCGTAGCCGCTTGGGGAACGTGGGTGTCTCCCTCGGGTGAACAGCTGAACACTGAGATCTCCCATGTCACGGGCAGTCTGCTCAGCAAGCTGCCTCGCGTCACCAGTAAAGACAACGGAGTCTATACCTGCAGAATCCGTGTCCATGGTAACAGTGACACGTCTGTCTCGGAGCACCGGGTGAATGTGACAGTGAACG TGAAAGCTGTGTTTTCTTCCACAGACGTGACACATG GAACCCCAAGGTCTTTAGCAGCTCTCTCTCGTTCAGTGGTCACTTTAACGTGTCCTCCTGTCCTTGGTGACTATGTGCTGCTCTACTGGGAGTATCCTGATTCAAACAGAATGGAGCTCATATTCCAGTTTGACCGCTGGAGGCGGAGCTACACCAACCAGACCAAACCCCACCTACGTTTGAAAGACCCCGCCTCCCTGGCTGCTGCTGGGAACTTCTCCTTTCTGTTAAGCCCGGCCCTGAAGGATGGAGGACTGTACTTGTGCGAGGTCTTCCTGGATGACAAGGCTTTCAGTCAAGCCAACAGACTGAGTGTTTTACATG GTTACACCAAGTCGTCCCGCACCGCTCTGGATCTGAGTTGCATGTACTCAGAACGATCTCAAGTTAAAGCTTTAAAGTGGTCGTATGTTCAGGATCCCAAACGCtctctgcagtcaaatgctgtTTTGGGCCGGATCACAACCTCCGTAGCACTTCCTGTGACCCCTAAGACGGCTGGACAGTATGCCTGCACTCTTTATctgaaaaatggaaattctgtacAATATATGTACACTGTCAAATCGGCCAGTATAG GCCCAACAGTTTCTCCAGGGCCTGTACTGCCACCTGCAG GAGATGTTTCAGCATCCTCTCATGTTTCCACCTTCTCATTCCTCCTCTTTCTGATCCCCCTGGTTGCCGTAGCTGTTGGGGTGTTGCTATGGAGACAGGGCTATTGCGTCACCCGGCGAA GTGTCGAGCAATCGCTGTCTCACCACTCCGGAGAGGTGGAGAACATCTATGAAAATCCTGATGATCTAAGACAG ACACCTCCCCAAGGCGCAGTCTACATG gatCTCAAGCCAACCGGTGAAATGGATGTATATAAAGAATTAGATAG ATACAACCAGTGCTGTGGTtga
- the g6fl gene encoding g6f-like isoform X3, whose translation MLLPSSTMGKFHVFVLICFGSCFLFLMAGEVWKDVVMVREDTSVTLSCFDSPPTSSVLVTWKMMSAGEDRWSYLLSANCIDGQTDGRSSRVFGGRMFGISADASLNFRAAAASQGLYSCVTEQDDKKLQERIVFLALIKRRPYKRIIMPLRVSMCLISPGILSLSFAVHVTPRMPVTVDSTVRLAAQVSPSSVAAWGTWVSPSGEQLNTEISHVTGSLLSKLPRVTSKDNGVYTCRIRVHGNSDTSVSEHRVNVTVNGTPRSLAALSRSVVTLTCPPVLGDYVLLYWEYPDSNRMELIFQFDRWRRSYTNQTKPHLRLKDPASLAAAGNFSFLLSPALKDGGLYLCEVFLDDKAFSQANRLSVLHGYTKSSRTALDLSCMYSERSQVKALKWSYVQDPKRSLQSNAVLGRITTSVALPVTPKTAGQYACTLYLKNGNSVQYMYTVKSASIGPTVSPGPVLPPAAGDVSASSHVSTFSFLLFLIPLVAVAVGVLLWRQGYCVTRRSVEQSLSHHSGEVENIYENPDDLRQTPPQGAVYMDLKPTGEMDVYKELDRYNQCCG comes from the exons ATGTTACTTCCTAGCAGCACCATGGGAAAATTCCATGTTTTCgttcttatttgttttggttcaTGTTTCCTTTTCCTCATGGCAG GTGAGGTATGGAAAGATGTGGTCATGGTACGTGAGGACACATCTGTCACGCTGTCCTGCTTTGATTCACCACCCACATCGTCTGTGCTGGTTACCTGGAAGATGATGTCAGCCGGGGAGGATCGCTGGTCATATTTGTTATCAGCTAACTGCATCGATGGACAAACAGATGGACGCAGCAGCAGAGTGTTTGGAGGCAGAATGTTTGGGATCTCCGCGGATGCCTCACTGAACTTCAGGGCTGCAGCAGCTTCGCAAGGACTCTACTCCTGCGTGACAGAGCAGGACGACAAGAAGCTACAGGAGAGGATTGTGTTTCTCGCCCTGATTAAACGTAGACCATACAAACGCATCATAATGCCGCTTCGTGTCTCAATGTGTCTGAT atctcCAGGTATTCTCTCCTTGTCTTTTGCAGTACATGTCACTCCAAGGATGCCTGTCACAGTGGACAGCACTGTGAGACTGGCAGCTCAGGTGTCTCCCTCCTCCGTAGCCGCTTGGGGAACGTGGGTGTCTCCCTCGGGTGAACAGCTGAACACTGAGATCTCCCATGTCACGGGCAGTCTGCTCAGCAAGCTGCCTCGCGTCACCAGTAAAGACAACGGAGTCTATACCTGCAGAATCCGTGTCCATGGTAACAGTGACACGTCTGTCTCGGAGCACCGGGTGAATGTGACAGTGAACG GAACCCCAAGGTCTTTAGCAGCTCTCTCTCGTTCAGTGGTCACTTTAACGTGTCCTCCTGTCCTTGGTGACTATGTGCTGCTCTACTGGGAGTATCCTGATTCAAACAGAATGGAGCTCATATTCCAGTTTGACCGCTGGAGGCGGAGCTACACCAACCAGACCAAACCCCACCTACGTTTGAAAGACCCCGCCTCCCTGGCTGCTGCTGGGAACTTCTCCTTTCTGTTAAGCCCGGCCCTGAAGGATGGAGGACTGTACTTGTGCGAGGTCTTCCTGGATGACAAGGCTTTCAGTCAAGCCAACAGACTGAGTGTTTTACATG GTTACACCAAGTCGTCCCGCACCGCTCTGGATCTGAGTTGCATGTACTCAGAACGATCTCAAGTTAAAGCTTTAAAGTGGTCGTATGTTCAGGATCCCAAACGCtctctgcagtcaaatgctgtTTTGGGCCGGATCACAACCTCCGTAGCACTTCCTGTGACCCCTAAGACGGCTGGACAGTATGCCTGCACTCTTTATctgaaaaatggaaattctgtacAATATATGTACACTGTCAAATCGGCCAGTATAG GCCCAACAGTTTCTCCAGGGCCTGTACTGCCACCTGCAG CAGGAGATGTTTCAGCATCCTCTCATGTTTCCACCTTCTCATTCCTCCTCTTTCTGATCCCCCTGGTTGCCGTAGCTGTTGGGGTGTTGCTATGGAGACAGGGCTATTGCGTCACCCGGCGAA GTGTCGAGCAATCGCTGTCTCACCACTCCGGAGAGGTGGAGAACATCTATGAAAATCCTGATGATCTAAGACAG ACACCTCCCCAAGGCGCAGTCTACATG gatCTCAAGCCAACCGGTGAAATGGATGTATATAAAGAATTAGATAG ATACAACCAGTGCTGTGGTtga
- the g6fl gene encoding g6f-like isoform X5: MLLPSSTMGKFHVFVLICFGSCFLFLMAGEVWKDVVMVREDTSVTLSCFDSPPTSSVLVTWKMMSAGEDRWSYLLSANCIDGQTDGRSSRVFGGRMFGISADASLNFRAAAASQGLYSCVTEQDDKKLQERIVFLALIKLHVTPRMPVTVDSTVRLAAQVSPSSVAAWGTWVSPSGEQLNTEISHVTGSLLSKLPRVTSKDNGVYTCRIRVHGNSDTSVSEHRVNVTVNVKAVFSSTDVTHGTPRSLAALSRSVVTLTCPPVLGDYVLLYWEYPDSNRMELIFQFDRWRRSYTNQTKPHLRLKDPASLAAAGNFSFLLSPALKDGGLYLCEVFLDDKAFSQANRLSVLHGYTKSSRTALDLSCMYSERSQVKALKWSYVQDPKRSLQSNAVLGRITTSVALPVTPKTAGQYACTLYLKNGNSVQYMYTVKSASIGPTVSPGPVLPPAGDVSASSHVSTFSFLLFLIPLVAVAVGVLLWRQGYCVTRRSVEQSLSHHSGEVENIYENPDDLRQTPPQGAVYMDLKPTGEMDVYKELDRYNQCCG, encoded by the exons ATGTTACTTCCTAGCAGCACCATGGGAAAATTCCATGTTTTCgttcttatttgttttggttcaTGTTTCCTTTTCCTCATGGCAG GTGAGGTATGGAAAGATGTGGTCATGGTACGTGAGGACACATCTGTCACGCTGTCCTGCTTTGATTCACCACCCACATCGTCTGTGCTGGTTACCTGGAAGATGATGTCAGCCGGGGAGGATCGCTGGTCATATTTGTTATCAGCTAACTGCATCGATGGACAAACAGATGGACGCAGCAGCAGAGTGTTTGGAGGCAGAATGTTTGGGATCTCCGCGGATGCCTCACTGAACTTCAGGGCTGCAGCAGCTTCGCAAGGACTCTACTCCTGCGTGACAGAGCAGGACGACAAGAAGCTACAGGAGAGGATTGTGTTTCTCGCCCTGATTAAAC TACATGTCACTCCAAGGATGCCTGTCACAGTGGACAGCACTGTGAGACTGGCAGCTCAGGTGTCTCCCTCCTCCGTAGCCGCTTGGGGAACGTGGGTGTCTCCCTCGGGTGAACAGCTGAACACTGAGATCTCCCATGTCACGGGCAGTCTGCTCAGCAAGCTGCCTCGCGTCACCAGTAAAGACAACGGAGTCTATACCTGCAGAATCCGTGTCCATGGTAACAGTGACACGTCTGTCTCGGAGCACCGGGTGAATGTGACAGTGAACG TGAAAGCTGTGTTTTCTTCCACAGACGTGACACATG GAACCCCAAGGTCTTTAGCAGCTCTCTCTCGTTCAGTGGTCACTTTAACGTGTCCTCCTGTCCTTGGTGACTATGTGCTGCTCTACTGGGAGTATCCTGATTCAAACAGAATGGAGCTCATATTCCAGTTTGACCGCTGGAGGCGGAGCTACACCAACCAGACCAAACCCCACCTACGTTTGAAAGACCCCGCCTCCCTGGCTGCTGCTGGGAACTTCTCCTTTCTGTTAAGCCCGGCCCTGAAGGATGGAGGACTGTACTTGTGCGAGGTCTTCCTGGATGACAAGGCTTTCAGTCAAGCCAACAGACTGAGTGTTTTACATG GTTACACCAAGTCGTCCCGCACCGCTCTGGATCTGAGTTGCATGTACTCAGAACGATCTCAAGTTAAAGCTTTAAAGTGGTCGTATGTTCAGGATCCCAAACGCtctctgcagtcaaatgctgtTTTGGGCCGGATCACAACCTCCGTAGCACTTCCTGTGACCCCTAAGACGGCTGGACAGTATGCCTGCACTCTTTATctgaaaaatggaaattctgtacAATATATGTACACTGTCAAATCGGCCAGTATAG GCCCAACAGTTTCTCCAGGGCCTGTACTGCCACCTGCAG GAGATGTTTCAGCATCCTCTCATGTTTCCACCTTCTCATTCCTCCTCTTTCTGATCCCCCTGGTTGCCGTAGCTGTTGGGGTGTTGCTATGGAGACAGGGCTATTGCGTCACCCGGCGAA GTGTCGAGCAATCGCTGTCTCACCACTCCGGAGAGGTGGAGAACATCTATGAAAATCCTGATGATCTAAGACAG ACACCTCCCCAAGGCGCAGTCTACATG gatCTCAAGCCAACCGGTGAAATGGATGTATATAAAGAATTAGATAG ATACAACCAGTGCTGTGGTtga
- the g6fl gene encoding g6f-like isoform X1 — protein MLLPSSTMGKFHVFVLICFGSCFLFLMAGEVWKDVVMVREDTSVTLSCFDSPPTSSVLVTWKMMSAGEDRWSYLLSANCIDGQTDGRSSRVFGGRMFGISADASLNFRAAAASQGLYSCVTEQDDKKLQERIVFLALIKRRPYKRIIMPLRVSMCLISPGILSLSFAVHVTPRMPVTVDSTVRLAAQVSPSSVAAWGTWVSPSGEQLNTEISHVTGSLLSKLPRVTSKDNGVYTCRIRVHGNSDTSVSEHRVNVTVNVKAVFSSTDVTHGTPRSLAALSRSVVTLTCPPVLGDYVLLYWEYPDSNRMELIFQFDRWRRSYTNQTKPHLRLKDPASLAAAGNFSFLLSPALKDGGLYLCEVFLDDKAFSQANRLSVLHGYTKSSRTALDLSCMYSERSQVKALKWSYVQDPKRSLQSNAVLGRITTSVALPVTPKTAGQYACTLYLKNGNSVQYMYTVKSASIGPTVSPGPVLPPAAGDVSASSHVSTFSFLLFLIPLVAVAVGVLLWRQGYCVTRRSVEQSLSHHSGEVENIYENPDDLRQTPPQGAVYMDLKPTGEMDVYKELDRYNQCCG, from the exons ATGTTACTTCCTAGCAGCACCATGGGAAAATTCCATGTTTTCgttcttatttgttttggttcaTGTTTCCTTTTCCTCATGGCAG GTGAGGTATGGAAAGATGTGGTCATGGTACGTGAGGACACATCTGTCACGCTGTCCTGCTTTGATTCACCACCCACATCGTCTGTGCTGGTTACCTGGAAGATGATGTCAGCCGGGGAGGATCGCTGGTCATATTTGTTATCAGCTAACTGCATCGATGGACAAACAGATGGACGCAGCAGCAGAGTGTTTGGAGGCAGAATGTTTGGGATCTCCGCGGATGCCTCACTGAACTTCAGGGCTGCAGCAGCTTCGCAAGGACTCTACTCCTGCGTGACAGAGCAGGACGACAAGAAGCTACAGGAGAGGATTGTGTTTCTCGCCCTGATTAAACGTAGACCATACAAACGCATCATAATGCCGCTTCGTGTCTCAATGTGTCTGAT atctcCAGGTATTCTCTCCTTGTCTTTTGCAGTACATGTCACTCCAAGGATGCCTGTCACAGTGGACAGCACTGTGAGACTGGCAGCTCAGGTGTCTCCCTCCTCCGTAGCCGCTTGGGGAACGTGGGTGTCTCCCTCGGGTGAACAGCTGAACACTGAGATCTCCCATGTCACGGGCAGTCTGCTCAGCAAGCTGCCTCGCGTCACCAGTAAAGACAACGGAGTCTATACCTGCAGAATCCGTGTCCATGGTAACAGTGACACGTCTGTCTCGGAGCACCGGGTGAATGTGACAGTGAACG TGAAAGCTGTGTTTTCTTCCACAGACGTGACACATG GAACCCCAAGGTCTTTAGCAGCTCTCTCTCGTTCAGTGGTCACTTTAACGTGTCCTCCTGTCCTTGGTGACTATGTGCTGCTCTACTGGGAGTATCCTGATTCAAACAGAATGGAGCTCATATTCCAGTTTGACCGCTGGAGGCGGAGCTACACCAACCAGACCAAACCCCACCTACGTTTGAAAGACCCCGCCTCCCTGGCTGCTGCTGGGAACTTCTCCTTTCTGTTAAGCCCGGCCCTGAAGGATGGAGGACTGTACTTGTGCGAGGTCTTCCTGGATGACAAGGCTTTCAGTCAAGCCAACAGACTGAGTGTTTTACATG GTTACACCAAGTCGTCCCGCACCGCTCTGGATCTGAGTTGCATGTACTCAGAACGATCTCAAGTTAAAGCTTTAAAGTGGTCGTATGTTCAGGATCCCAAACGCtctctgcagtcaaatgctgtTTTGGGCCGGATCACAACCTCCGTAGCACTTCCTGTGACCCCTAAGACGGCTGGACAGTATGCCTGCACTCTTTATctgaaaaatggaaattctgtacAATATATGTACACTGTCAAATCGGCCAGTATAG GCCCAACAGTTTCTCCAGGGCCTGTACTGCCACCTGCAG CAGGAGATGTTTCAGCATCCTCTCATGTTTCCACCTTCTCATTCCTCCTCTTTCTGATCCCCCTGGTTGCCGTAGCTGTTGGGGTGTTGCTATGGAGACAGGGCTATTGCGTCACCCGGCGAA GTGTCGAGCAATCGCTGTCTCACCACTCCGGAGAGGTGGAGAACATCTATGAAAATCCTGATGATCTAAGACAG ACACCTCCCCAAGGCGCAGTCTACATG gatCTCAAGCCAACCGGTGAAATGGATGTATATAAAGAATTAGATAG ATACAACCAGTGCTGTGGTtga
- the g6fl gene encoding g6f-like isoform X4, with product MLLPSSTMGKFHVFVLICFGSCFLFLMAGEVWKDVVMVREDTSVTLSCFDSPPTSSVLVTWKMMSAGEDRWSYLLSANCIDGQTDGRSSRVFGGRMFGISADASLNFRAAAASQGLYSCVTEQDDKKLQERIVFLALIKLHVTPRMPVTVDSTVRLAAQVSPSSVAAWGTWVSPSGEQLNTEISHVTGSLLSKLPRVTSKDNGVYTCRIRVHGNSDTSVSEHRVNVTVNVKAVFSSTDVTHGTPRSLAALSRSVVTLTCPPVLGDYVLLYWEYPDSNRMELIFQFDRWRRSYTNQTKPHLRLKDPASLAAAGNFSFLLSPALKDGGLYLCEVFLDDKAFSQANRLSVLHGYTKSSRTALDLSCMYSERSQVKALKWSYVQDPKRSLQSNAVLGRITTSVALPVTPKTAGQYACTLYLKNGNSVQYMYTVKSASIGPTVSPGPVLPPAAGDVSASSHVSTFSFLLFLIPLVAVAVGVLLWRQGYCVTRRSVEQSLSHHSGEVENIYENPDDLRQTPPQGAVYMDLKPTGEMDVYKELDRYNQCCG from the exons ATGTTACTTCCTAGCAGCACCATGGGAAAATTCCATGTTTTCgttcttatttgttttggttcaTGTTTCCTTTTCCTCATGGCAG GTGAGGTATGGAAAGATGTGGTCATGGTACGTGAGGACACATCTGTCACGCTGTCCTGCTTTGATTCACCACCCACATCGTCTGTGCTGGTTACCTGGAAGATGATGTCAGCCGGGGAGGATCGCTGGTCATATTTGTTATCAGCTAACTGCATCGATGGACAAACAGATGGACGCAGCAGCAGAGTGTTTGGAGGCAGAATGTTTGGGATCTCCGCGGATGCCTCACTGAACTTCAGGGCTGCAGCAGCTTCGCAAGGACTCTACTCCTGCGTGACAGAGCAGGACGACAAGAAGCTACAGGAGAGGATTGTGTTTCTCGCCCTGATTAAAC TACATGTCACTCCAAGGATGCCTGTCACAGTGGACAGCACTGTGAGACTGGCAGCTCAGGTGTCTCCCTCCTCCGTAGCCGCTTGGGGAACGTGGGTGTCTCCCTCGGGTGAACAGCTGAACACTGAGATCTCCCATGTCACGGGCAGTCTGCTCAGCAAGCTGCCTCGCGTCACCAGTAAAGACAACGGAGTCTATACCTGCAGAATCCGTGTCCATGGTAACAGTGACACGTCTGTCTCGGAGCACCGGGTGAATGTGACAGTGAACG TGAAAGCTGTGTTTTCTTCCACAGACGTGACACATG GAACCCCAAGGTCTTTAGCAGCTCTCTCTCGTTCAGTGGTCACTTTAACGTGTCCTCCTGTCCTTGGTGACTATGTGCTGCTCTACTGGGAGTATCCTGATTCAAACAGAATGGAGCTCATATTCCAGTTTGACCGCTGGAGGCGGAGCTACACCAACCAGACCAAACCCCACCTACGTTTGAAAGACCCCGCCTCCCTGGCTGCTGCTGGGAACTTCTCCTTTCTGTTAAGCCCGGCCCTGAAGGATGGAGGACTGTACTTGTGCGAGGTCTTCCTGGATGACAAGGCTTTCAGTCAAGCCAACAGACTGAGTGTTTTACATG GTTACACCAAGTCGTCCCGCACCGCTCTGGATCTGAGTTGCATGTACTCAGAACGATCTCAAGTTAAAGCTTTAAAGTGGTCGTATGTTCAGGATCCCAAACGCtctctgcagtcaaatgctgtTTTGGGCCGGATCACAACCTCCGTAGCACTTCCTGTGACCCCTAAGACGGCTGGACAGTATGCCTGCACTCTTTATctgaaaaatggaaattctgtacAATATATGTACACTGTCAAATCGGCCAGTATAG GCCCAACAGTTTCTCCAGGGCCTGTACTGCCACCTGCAG CAGGAGATGTTTCAGCATCCTCTCATGTTTCCACCTTCTCATTCCTCCTCTTTCTGATCCCCCTGGTTGCCGTAGCTGTTGGGGTGTTGCTATGGAGACAGGGCTATTGCGTCACCCGGCGAA GTGTCGAGCAATCGCTGTCTCACCACTCCGGAGAGGTGGAGAACATCTATGAAAATCCTGATGATCTAAGACAG ACACCTCCCCAAGGCGCAGTCTACATG gatCTCAAGCCAACCGGTGAAATGGATGTATATAAAGAATTAGATAG ATACAACCAGTGCTGTGGTtga
- the abhd16a gene encoding phosphatidylserine lipase ABHD16A: protein MAGWMWLRCLFGPNLQRIHRSPDQTRTDGRPPRRGWNYQPRGLERHTDSILGWASVLWSLSYYSSPLLLCYLYRKGYICSSKLAPLSQYVGTALVCLIGVACLRGWGRWRNPEYLQFISILEETRKNNTPNNKKKLACFDFDFKHWPVDFSWREVSSPKLSKGGVSLLRPEPKHRGAADSVLNSVRTLPCHVLSYVIAHSFGRRMLYPGSVGLLQKAMRPMLQQGQARLVEEYDGQRNKLVACDGNEIDTMFVDRRKDGGQAGKTLVICCEGNAGFYEVGCMNTPLEGGYSVLGWNHPGFGGSTGVPFPQNEANAMDVVIQFAVHKLGFRLNDIIVYAWSIGGFTASWAVMSYPEIRALVLDASFDDLLPLALKVMPDSWRPLVTHTVRQYMNLNNAEQLCKYQGPVLLIRRTKDEIITTTGPEDIMSNRGNDLLLKLLQYRYPKVMTEDALRAVRQWLSAGTQIEEESVYTGYEVDDDWCLSVLQSYQTDRETLFPWSVGEDMTLEGRRQLALFLARKYMRNFETTHCTPLPISEFRPPWKL, encoded by the exons ATGGCCGGCTGGATGTGGCTCCGGTGCCTTTTCGGGCCCAATCTACAGCGGATTCACCGCTCACCGGACCAGACACGTACTGACGGCAGACCGCCCCGCAGG GGCTGGAATTATCAGCCCAGAGGTTtggagagacacacagacagcatCCTCGGCTGG GCCTCAGTGCTGTGGTCTCTGTCCTACTACAGTTCTCCACTGCTCCTCTGTTATCTCTACAGAAAAG GGTACATCTGCAGCAGTAAGCTGGCTCCTCTCAGTCAGTATGTCGGCACAGCACTGGTCTGTCTGATAGGAGTGGCCTGTCTCAGAG GTTGGGGACGCTGGAGAAACCCAGAGTACCTTCAGTTCATCTCCATACTGGAGGAAACCAGGAAGAACAACACACCTAACAACAAG AAAAAACTCGCGTGTTTTGACTTCGACTTCAAACACTGGCCTGTGGATTTCAGCTGGAGAGAAGTCAGTAGTCC GAAGCTGTCTAAAGGTGGCGTGTCCCTGCTGAGGCCGGAGCCGAAACACAGAGGAGCAGCAGACAGTGTGCTAAATTCAGTTCGCACTCTGCCATGCCACGTCTTAAG ttATGTGATCGCGCACTCGTTCGGCCGGAGGATGCTGTATCCGGGCTCAGTGGGTCTGCTGCAGAAGGCCATGAGGCCCATGTTACAGCAGGGCCAGGCCAGACTCGTAGAAGAg TATGACGGTCAGAGAAATAAACTGGTGGCTTGTGATGGGAATGAGATTGACACCATGTTTGTGGACCGGAGGAAAGATGGAGGACAAGCTGGAAAAACCCTG GTGATCTGCTGTGAAGGAAACGCAGGATTCTATGAGGTTGGTTGCATGAACACTCCACTGGAAG GTGGATATTCAGTGTTGGGCTGGAATCACCCAGGTTTTGGCGGAAGTACT GGAGTTCCGTTTCCTCAAAACGAGGCCAACGCGATGGACGTGGTCATTCAGTTTGCTGTGCACAAGCTGGGCTTCAGGTTGAATGACATTATTGTGTACGCCTGGTCAATAGGGGGCTTCACAG CCAGTTGGGCTGTGATGTCTTACCCAGAGATCCGAGCTCTGGTTCTAGACGCCTCGTTTGACGACCTTTTACCACTTGCCCTAAAGGTCATGCCTGACAGCTGGA GACCCTTAGTCACTCATACAGTGAGGCAGTATATGAACCTGAACAACGCAGAACAGCTCTGCAA GTACCAGGGACCAGTGTTATTAATCAGAAGAACCAAAGATGAAATCATCACAACCAC GGGTCCAGAAGACATTATGTCCAACAGAGGGAATGACCTGTTGCTCAAACTGCTCCAGTACAG gTATCCTAAAGTCATGACAGAAGACGCTCTCAGAGCAGTCAGGCAGTGGCTCTCAGCAGGGACACAGATTGAAGAag AATCTGTGTACACGGGCTACGAGGTGGATGATGACTGGTGCTTGTCTGTGCTGCAGTCCtatcagacagacagagagacccTGTTCCCCTGGAGTGTCG GCGAAGACATGACACTCGAGGGCAGAAGGCAGCTTGCTCTATTCTTG GCACGAAAGTATATGCGAAACTTTGAGACGACACACTGCACTCCGCTCCCCATTTCTGAGTTCAGGCCTCCCTGGAAACTATAG